Proteins encoded by one window of Paenibacillus urinalis:
- the jag gene encoding RNA-binding cell elongation regulator Jag/EloR, with amino-acid sequence MTTVIATGKTIEDAVMKGLTELGVSRESVTLNVLEQPSRGFLGLIGVKPAKVELTLIPKRKSESVVTEPDLIQISSLTESISSVSETDPYYEASQFVKEVAAGMGLEVDIDIKKNRDGKIFNITGDNLGLIIGRRGQTLDALQYLANIVANKHSSSFVRIVLDAENFRQRRRKTLEELAERLAGQVIRTGKEVILEPMSSQERKVIHAKLQHHRQIKTYSKGEEPNRRVVITPK; translated from the coding sequence ATGACCACCGTCATTGCGACAGGTAAAACGATAGAAGATGCTGTCATGAAAGGATTAACTGAGCTTGGTGTCAGCCGGGAATCGGTTACGTTAAACGTCTTAGAGCAGCCATCCAGAGGATTTCTTGGACTTATCGGCGTTAAGCCCGCTAAAGTGGAACTAACCCTTATACCTAAACGCAAGAGTGAGTCCGTCGTAACTGAGCCTGACCTGATCCAAATATCGAGCTTAACAGAATCGATATCTTCTGTGTCTGAGACAGACCCCTATTACGAGGCAAGCCAATTCGTTAAAGAAGTGGCTGCTGGCATGGGGCTAGAGGTTGATATTGATATAAAGAAAAACAGAGACGGAAAGATCTTTAATATAACCGGTGACAATTTAGGTCTGATTATCGGCCGTCGAGGGCAGACGCTGGATGCACTTCAATACCTCGCGAACATCGTTGCGAATAAGCACTCTTCAAGCTTTGTCCGAATCGTGCTGGACGCAGAGAACTTTAGGCAGCGGCGCCGCAAGACATTGGAGGAGCTGGCTGAACGTCTCGCGGGACAGGTTATTCGTACAGGAAAAGAAGTTATTCTTGAACCGATGTCGTCTCAGGAACGCAAAGTTATTCATGCGAAGCTGCAGCATCACCGTCAGATTAAGACCTACAGTAAGGGCGAAGAGCCGAACCGTAGAGTGGTAATCACACCTAAATGA